One window of Toxotes jaculatrix isolate fToxJac2 chromosome 19, fToxJac2.pri, whole genome shotgun sequence genomic DNA carries:
- the epm2a gene encoding laforin, with amino-acid sequence MIFRFGVILTPESSDIEVFVLGSRVEMGQWDPSRAVPMKASQKLLSTQEPSLWIGDVRLAEPFKDTLWFKFVKRVRGTYIWEGSGPSHDRWCSYDEGNVVDGVYCHPIGHWIEETGHTDEMKHTTNFYFSVAGQKAIHFSRVLPRVWLGSCPRQVEHVTIKMKYELGITAVMNFQTEWDVVNNSYGCRRNPGEAMTPETMMHLYKDCGLVYVWLPTPDMSTEGRIRMLPQAVFLLHGLLENGHTVYVHCNAGVGRSTAAVCGLLMYILGWSLRKVQYFVTATRPAVYIDEEALVQAQADFIQKFGQLRSSIPYPET; translated from the exons ATGATATTCAGGTTCGGGGTCATTCTCACTCCGGAGTCTTCGGATATAGAGGTCTTTGTTTTGGGTTCGCGTGTGGAAATGGGCCAGTGGGACCCGAGCAGAGCGGTCCCGATGAAAGCCTCACAGAAGCTCCTGTCCACACAGGAACCGAGTCTGTGGATCGGCGACGTGCGGCTGGCCGAGCCGTTTAAAGACACACTGTGGTTCAAGTTCGTCAAAAGAGTCAGAGGCACTTATATCTGGGAAG GTAGTGGTCCAAGCCATGACAGATGGTGTTCATATGATGAGGGGAACGTGGTCGATGGAGTGTACTGCCACCCGATTGGTCACTGGATAGAGGAAACAGGACACACAGATGAGATGAAACACACCACcaacttttatttcagtgtggCTGGTCAGAAGGCCATTcatttttccag GGTGCTACCACGTGTTTGGCTGGGCAGCTGCCCTCGACAGGTAGAACACGTGACAATCAAGATGAAGTATGAATTGGGCATAACTGCAGTGATGAACTTCCAGACAGAGTGGGATGTGGTGAACAACTCCTATGGCTGCAGACGCAACCCTGGGGAAGCCATGACCCCGGAGACCATGATGCATTTGTACAAAGACTGTGGCCTGGTGTATGTGTGGCTACCCACACCTGACATGAGCACCGAGG GTCGTATAAGGATGCTTCCCCAGGCTGTATTCTTGCTTCACGGTCTCTTGGAGAATGGTCACACTGTCTATGTTCACTGTAATGCCGGAGTAGGCAGGTCGACGGCTGCTGTGTGTGGCCTGCTTATGTACATCCTCGGCTGGAGCCTGAGGAAGGTGCAGTACTTTGTTACAGCCACAAGACCAGCAGTGTACATAGATGAGGAGGCTTTAGTCCAGGCTCAGGCAGACTTCATCCAGAAGTTTGGACAGCTGCGATCATCTATCCCTTACCCAGAGACATGA
- the si:dkey-17e16.9 gene encoding hydroperoxide isomerase ALOXE3, protein MPEFKLEVTTGDKQHAGTWDHIFVTLYGDEGQSERTELGKWDTDFVTGTTGTYTLRTSESLGKLLLVKVEKDPYVVLLEDEWYCSKIVVTTPDEDVILFPCYRWISRGEVTELRGGKATKACEEEYPLLIAHRKQELILKKSLYQWRIMDEGLPHINNFNDLSELPAEIRFSKSKSSETQNTELLIDVELRLKGMHGSVGKWKSIEDMKSIFWSKKTTMSEYVTEHWREDDFYGYQFLNGINPNVIKRCSQLPPNFPVTEEMVKPFLDEDTTLQDEMEEGNIFLYDQWKMDGIPARDYNGEPLQVAAGLCLFYLNPQKKLMPIAIQLHQHPSQENPIFLPSDSETDWLLAKMFIKNADFMDHEAVHHLMKTHFLAEVYAIATLRSFPAIHPLYKLLIPHFRYTLYINTGGRETLFGPGGVLRISSLGYEGLTELMRRAVSEMTYSSLCLPENITERGLESIPNFYYRDDGLKLWNIINNFVEEMVDHYYPSDSDVREDNELQEWISQIFIHGFLGNMASGFPAYFDTTEEVVKFITMVIFTVTAQHAAVNNGQFDYNSWVPNGSLLLHKPPPTTKGETSMETILETLPNVGETVNFAAMTLMLSEKYSDVVLLGAYPEERFDEHEPKQMIKDFQAELSNLSEEITTRNLMLEVPYTYLDPTQIENSITI, encoded by the exons ATGCCTGAATTCAAGCTAGAGGTGACAACAGGTGACAAGCAACATGCAGGAACATGGGATCACATATTTGTCACCTTATATGGAGATGAAGGACAGAGTGAGCGAACTGAGTTGGGCAAATGGGACACCGACTTTGTAACTGGGACA acgGGGACCTACACCCTGAGAACCAGTGAGTCTTTGGGGAAACTTCTACTGGTCAAGGTGGAGAAAGATCCCTATGTTGTTCTCCTAGAAGATGAGTGGTACTGCTCCAAAATAGTGGTGACGACTCCAGATGAAGATGTCATCCTCTTCCCCTGTTACAGATGGATCTCCAGGGGAGAAGTGACAGAGCTCAGGGGAGGGAAAG CCACAAAGGCTTGTGAAGAGGAGTACCCTCTGTTGATTGCGCACCGGAAACAAGAGCTGATACTTAAGAAGAGCTTGTATCA aTGGAGGATTATGGATGAAGGGCTACCCCACATTAACAATTTCAATGATTTGTCTGAGCTCCCAGCTGAAATCCGCTTCTCCAAGTCCAAATCAAGTGAAACGCAAAATACAGAACTATTAAT TGATGTTGAACTCAGGCTTAAGGGGATGCATGGATCTGTGGGAAAGTGGAAAAGCATTGAAGACATGAAATCAATCTTCTGGTCCAAAAAGACAACAATGTCAG AGTATGTTACAGAGCACTGGAGGGAAGACGACTTTTACGGATACCAGTTTCTGAATGGAATCAACCCCAATGTGATCAAGCGCTGCTCACAGCTTCCCCCAAACTTTCCAGTCACAGAGGAGATGGTGAAGCCGTTCCTGGATGAAGATACCACTCTGCAGGATGAAATGGAG GAAGGCAACATATTCCTCTATGACCAGTGGAAGATGGATGGAATACCTGCGAGAGATTATAATGGTGAACCTCTGCAAGTGGCCGCTGGTCTCTGTTTGTTCTACTTGaacccacaaaaaaaactgatgcCAATTGCAATACAG CTGCATCAACATCCCTCACAGGAGAATCCCATCTTTCTGCCCAGTGACTCAGAGACAGACTGGCTGCTGGCCAAGATGTTTATCAAAAATGCAGATTTCATGGATCACGAAGCAGTCCATCACCTCATGAAGACTCACTTTCTGGCAGAGGTCTACGCTATTGCCACTCTTCGCAGCTTCCCTGCGATTCATCCCCTCTACAAG CTGTTGATTCCACACTTCCGGTACACTCTCTACATAAACACTGGAGGCCGCGAAACTCTTTTTGGACCTGGAGGGGTTTTAAGGATT AGTTCACTTGGATATGAGGGGCTGACAGAGCTCATGAGGAGGGCTGTCTCGGAAATGACCTACAGCTCCCTCTGTCTGCCAGAGAACATCACTGAACGAGGACTGGAGTCAATCCCCAACTTCTACTACAGAGATGATGGACTGAAGCTGTGGAACATCATCAACAA CTTTGTAGAGGAAATGGTGGATCACTATTATCCCTCAGACAGTGACGTGCGTGAAGACAATGAGCTGCAGGAATGGATCAGTCAGATTTTCATCCATGGCTTCTTGGGAAACATGGCCTCag GGTTTCCTGCATACTTTGACACTACAGAGGAGGTGGTCAAATTCATCACCATGGTGATCTTCACAGTGACGGCTCAACATGCTGCAGTCAATAATGGACAG TTTGACTACAACTCCTGGGTGCCTAATggatcactgctgctgcacaaaccTCCTCCAACCACTAAGGGGGAGACAAGCATGGAGACAATTTTGGAGACCCTCCCGAATGTTGGAGAGACTGTCAACTTTGCAGCAATGACTTTAATGCTTTCAGAGAAATACTCCGATGTT GTTCTCTTGGGTGCATACCCTGAAGAGCGATTCGATGAGCATGAACCCAAGCAGATGATTAAGGACTTTCAAGCAGAGTTGTCCAACCTCAGTGAAGAAATCACAACAAGAAACCTGATGCTTGAAGTACCCTACACATATCTGGACCCTACTCAGATAGAGAACAGTATAACTATTTAG
- the LOC121200056 gene encoding F-box only protein 30-like isoform X1 has translation MEKEQLTTGWLAVRDSGFYPSHLQELSTPSALKMEEDHVHCMSCVNHRCMVRPEPGVSCDLITCPLVCGAVFHSCKVDEHQLLCPLVRVPCLNSGYGCPATLARNQLYGHLEVCPAGVVCCTMEWNRWPVSCLDYTSYESLSRGVEEVEQLDMALALQDQRTLLESLKVIAMAPTAEGEPLVPVSKENRATDSALLTSAPEAPTVTESPSQSSPSHQPQPPPPGSAKEKIVSGINGLNEEHFSKLYEATVETARSLAAALDFVSSSSSVDSSTECVKRGAVTQKSRLSSNGDLQNGLEDKTSVAADSLNKREVEEKSVCSSCLSGNGAATETDLKILHSPNGPQSGAAGACLETACPVEAQDDMNAGVSQEPLTPQMTSPVHVSQGVAQRAGHVVLEDRGLVLLENHGSERKFHNYQFFRGQSQCSLPNGRIGFIPDRSLYRLRPKMEDKAVDTSDLEQDDDPMGLGEIDLITAALFFCLEESRECRKISDTVYVDGYHVDFGTQTFTFPAAILVTNTRVGDMASASACDHAAPQLSYPSPFRTLRLGLVLEALEVEAVPHNRYLPPNPRYQHMFPFVCGQSFRRDQFSSHFTNVHGDIHAGLNGWMEHRCPLAYYGCTFSQRRFYPSTQGAKVVHDRHLRSFGVQPCPSAKLPSDSQSDQFSGLPIEILWHIAGFLDSFSLCQLSLVSRTMREVCASLLQTRGIVELQWERRQGPGAHGTVSWQIKNRVWRFSTAFSPVLSWGFTDLPSMSDHLKKCHFNTVEHKTEPIPLPAMCTARDGHSLRRVLRHVNT, from the exons ATGGAGAAAGAACAGTTGACAACAGGCTGGCTTGCAGTACGG GACAGTGGATTTTATCCTAGTCACCTGCAGGAGCTTTCCACCCCCTCAGCTctgaagatggaggaggacCATGTTCATTGTATGTCCTGTGTTAACCACAGATGCATGGTTAGACCTGAACCAGGCGTTTCTTGTGATCTTATTACCTGTCCTCTAGTGTGTGGGGCTGTTTTTCACTCCTGTAAAGTTGACGAGCACCAACTTCTGTGCCCACTGGTGAGGGTCCCCTGTCTCAACAGTGGCTATGGTTGCCCCGCCACTCTGGCTCGCAACCAACTGTATGGACACCTTGAGGTGTGTCCAGCTGGAGTGGTGTGCTGCACCATGGAGTGGAACAGATGGCCTGTTAGCTGCCTGGACTATACCTCCTATGAGAGCCTGAGCCgtggggtggaggaggtggagcagctggacATGGCACTTGCCCTTCAGGACCAACGCACACTACTCGAGTCCCTCAAGGTGATTGCCATGGCACCTACTGCGGAGGGAGAACCACTTGTTCCAGTTAGTAAGGAGAACAGGGCAACAGACTCAGCTTTGCTAACATCTGCCCCTGAGGCTCCCACCGTAACCGAGTCACCTTCACAGTCATCACCCTCACATCAGCCACAACCTCCCCCACCAGGCTCGGCAAAGGAGAAGATTGTCAGTGGGATTAATGGCTTGAACGAGGAGCACTTCAGTAAGCTTTATGAGGCCACAGTTGAGACGGCAAGAAGTTTAGCAGCTGCTTTAGACTTTGTTAGCAGTTCCAGCTCTGTTGACAGTAGCACAGAGTGTGTGAAAAGAGGAGCAGTTACACAGAAGAGTAGATTGAGTAGTAATGGAGACCTTCAGAATGGACTGGAAGACAAAACATCTGTCGCTGCTGATAGTTTGAATaaaagagaggtggaggagaaaagtGTTTGTTCTAGCTGCTTGAGTGGAAATGGGGCTGCTACAGAAACAGATCTAAAGATTTTACACTCACCAAATGGACCACAGTCAGGAGCAGCAGGGGCCTGTCTGGAGACAGCCTGTCCTGTTGAGGCGCAAGATGACATGAATGCTGGTGTGTCTCAAGAGCCACTAACCCCTCAGATGACTTCTCCAGTGCATGTCAGCCAAGGTGTGGCACAGAGGGCTGGTCATGTGGTCCTGGAAGACAGGGGATTAGTTCTTTTAGAAAACCACGGGTCTGAGCGGAAGTTCCACAATTACCAGTTTTTTAGGGGCCAGAGCCAATGTTCATTACCCAACGGACGGATAGGTTTTATCCCAGACAGGTCACTGTATAGACTGCGACCCAAGATGGAGGACAAGGCAGTGGATACCTCTGATCTGGAGCAGGACGATGACCCCATGGGTCTCGGAGAGATTGATCTGATCACAGCAGCCCTGTTCTTCTGTTTAGAAGAGTCCAGAGAGTGTAGAAAGATCTCTGATACAGTCTATGTTGATGGATACCATGTTGACTTTGGCACACAGACTTTCACTTTCCCTGCAGCAATCTTGGTAACAAACACTAGAGTGGGTGACATGGCGTCTGCGTCTGCCTGTGATCATGCTGCCCCCCAGCTCTCCTACCCAAGCCCTTTCCGCACTCTCCGCCTCGGGCTTGTCTTGGAAGCTCTGGAAGTTGAGGCGGTGCCACATAACCGCTACCTCCCTCCTAACCCCCGCTACCAGCACATGTTCCCCTTCGTCTGCGGTCAGTCATTCCGCCGGGACCAGTTTTCTTCCCATTTCACAAATGTCCACGGTGACATTCATGCTGGCCTCAATGGTTGGATGGAGCACCGCTGCCCCCTGGCGTATTATGGCTGCACATTTTCCCAGCGGAGGTTTTACCCATCCACCCAGGGGGCTAAGGTGGTTCACGACCGGCACCTCAGGTCCTTTGGGGTTCAGCCTTGCCCAAGTGCAAAACTTCCAAGTGACTCCCAGTCTGACCAATTCAGTGGGCTGCCAATTGAGATACTGTGGCACATAGCTGGGTTCCTGGACAGTTTTAGCCTGTGCCAGCTGTCACTGGTTTCACGGACTATGAGGGAGGTGTGTGCCAGTCTCCTCCAGACCAGGGGCATAGTGGAGCTGCAGTGGGAACGAAGACAAGGCCCTGGTGCTCATGGCACTGTGTCATGGCAGATCAAGAACAGA GTGTGGAGATTCAGCACCGCCTTCAGCCCAGTGTTGTCGTGGGGTTTCACTGACCTCCCCAGCATGTCGGACCATCTTAAGAAGTGCCACTTCAACACAGTGGAGCACAAGACAGAACCTATACCCCTTCCTGCCATGTGCACTGCACGAGATGGACACTCGCTGCGTCGCGTCCTGCGTCACGTGAACACCTGA
- the LOC121200056 gene encoding F-box only protein 30-like isoform X2: MEEDHVHCMSCVNHRCMVRPEPGVSCDLITCPLVCGAVFHSCKVDEHQLLCPLVRVPCLNSGYGCPATLARNQLYGHLEVCPAGVVCCTMEWNRWPVSCLDYTSYESLSRGVEEVEQLDMALALQDQRTLLESLKVIAMAPTAEGEPLVPVSKENRATDSALLTSAPEAPTVTESPSQSSPSHQPQPPPPGSAKEKIVSGINGLNEEHFSKLYEATVETARSLAAALDFVSSSSSVDSSTECVKRGAVTQKSRLSSNGDLQNGLEDKTSVAADSLNKREVEEKSVCSSCLSGNGAATETDLKILHSPNGPQSGAAGACLETACPVEAQDDMNAGVSQEPLTPQMTSPVHVSQGVAQRAGHVVLEDRGLVLLENHGSERKFHNYQFFRGQSQCSLPNGRIGFIPDRSLYRLRPKMEDKAVDTSDLEQDDDPMGLGEIDLITAALFFCLEESRECRKISDTVYVDGYHVDFGTQTFTFPAAILVTNTRVGDMASASACDHAAPQLSYPSPFRTLRLGLVLEALEVEAVPHNRYLPPNPRYQHMFPFVCGQSFRRDQFSSHFTNVHGDIHAGLNGWMEHRCPLAYYGCTFSQRRFYPSTQGAKVVHDRHLRSFGVQPCPSAKLPSDSQSDQFSGLPIEILWHIAGFLDSFSLCQLSLVSRTMREVCASLLQTRGIVELQWERRQGPGAHGTVSWQIKNRVWRFSTAFSPVLSWGFTDLPSMSDHLKKCHFNTVEHKTEPIPLPAMCTARDGHSLRRVLRHVNT; this comes from the exons atggaggaggacCATGTTCATTGTATGTCCTGTGTTAACCACAGATGCATGGTTAGACCTGAACCAGGCGTTTCTTGTGATCTTATTACCTGTCCTCTAGTGTGTGGGGCTGTTTTTCACTCCTGTAAAGTTGACGAGCACCAACTTCTGTGCCCACTGGTGAGGGTCCCCTGTCTCAACAGTGGCTATGGTTGCCCCGCCACTCTGGCTCGCAACCAACTGTATGGACACCTTGAGGTGTGTCCAGCTGGAGTGGTGTGCTGCACCATGGAGTGGAACAGATGGCCTGTTAGCTGCCTGGACTATACCTCCTATGAGAGCCTGAGCCgtggggtggaggaggtggagcagctggacATGGCACTTGCCCTTCAGGACCAACGCACACTACTCGAGTCCCTCAAGGTGATTGCCATGGCACCTACTGCGGAGGGAGAACCACTTGTTCCAGTTAGTAAGGAGAACAGGGCAACAGACTCAGCTTTGCTAACATCTGCCCCTGAGGCTCCCACCGTAACCGAGTCACCTTCACAGTCATCACCCTCACATCAGCCACAACCTCCCCCACCAGGCTCGGCAAAGGAGAAGATTGTCAGTGGGATTAATGGCTTGAACGAGGAGCACTTCAGTAAGCTTTATGAGGCCACAGTTGAGACGGCAAGAAGTTTAGCAGCTGCTTTAGACTTTGTTAGCAGTTCCAGCTCTGTTGACAGTAGCACAGAGTGTGTGAAAAGAGGAGCAGTTACACAGAAGAGTAGATTGAGTAGTAATGGAGACCTTCAGAATGGACTGGAAGACAAAACATCTGTCGCTGCTGATAGTTTGAATaaaagagaggtggaggagaaaagtGTTTGTTCTAGCTGCTTGAGTGGAAATGGGGCTGCTACAGAAACAGATCTAAAGATTTTACACTCACCAAATGGACCACAGTCAGGAGCAGCAGGGGCCTGTCTGGAGACAGCCTGTCCTGTTGAGGCGCAAGATGACATGAATGCTGGTGTGTCTCAAGAGCCACTAACCCCTCAGATGACTTCTCCAGTGCATGTCAGCCAAGGTGTGGCACAGAGGGCTGGTCATGTGGTCCTGGAAGACAGGGGATTAGTTCTTTTAGAAAACCACGGGTCTGAGCGGAAGTTCCACAATTACCAGTTTTTTAGGGGCCAGAGCCAATGTTCATTACCCAACGGACGGATAGGTTTTATCCCAGACAGGTCACTGTATAGACTGCGACCCAAGATGGAGGACAAGGCAGTGGATACCTCTGATCTGGAGCAGGACGATGACCCCATGGGTCTCGGAGAGATTGATCTGATCACAGCAGCCCTGTTCTTCTGTTTAGAAGAGTCCAGAGAGTGTAGAAAGATCTCTGATACAGTCTATGTTGATGGATACCATGTTGACTTTGGCACACAGACTTTCACTTTCCCTGCAGCAATCTTGGTAACAAACACTAGAGTGGGTGACATGGCGTCTGCGTCTGCCTGTGATCATGCTGCCCCCCAGCTCTCCTACCCAAGCCCTTTCCGCACTCTCCGCCTCGGGCTTGTCTTGGAAGCTCTGGAAGTTGAGGCGGTGCCACATAACCGCTACCTCCCTCCTAACCCCCGCTACCAGCACATGTTCCCCTTCGTCTGCGGTCAGTCATTCCGCCGGGACCAGTTTTCTTCCCATTTCACAAATGTCCACGGTGACATTCATGCTGGCCTCAATGGTTGGATGGAGCACCGCTGCCCCCTGGCGTATTATGGCTGCACATTTTCCCAGCGGAGGTTTTACCCATCCACCCAGGGGGCTAAGGTGGTTCACGACCGGCACCTCAGGTCCTTTGGGGTTCAGCCTTGCCCAAGTGCAAAACTTCCAAGTGACTCCCAGTCTGACCAATTCAGTGGGCTGCCAATTGAGATACTGTGGCACATAGCTGGGTTCCTGGACAGTTTTAGCCTGTGCCAGCTGTCACTGGTTTCACGGACTATGAGGGAGGTGTGTGCCAGTCTCCTCCAGACCAGGGGCATAGTGGAGCTGCAGTGGGAACGAAGACAAGGCCCTGGTGCTCATGGCACTGTGTCATGGCAGATCAAGAACAGA GTGTGGAGATTCAGCACCGCCTTCAGCCCAGTGTTGTCGTGGGGTTTCACTGACCTCCCCAGCATGTCGGACCATCTTAAGAAGTGCCACTTCAACACAGTGGAGCACAAGACAGAACCTATACCCCTTCCTGCCATGTGCACTGCACGAGATGGACACTCGCTGCGTCGCGTCCTGCGTCACGTGAACACCTGA